The Acidimicrobiia bacterium sequence TCGTTGTGGGTGCGCTACGCCGATGGCACGGGGGCCCGCGTCGCCGAGGATGTCCTGACCTTTGCCTGGAAGACCGGCGAGTACGGGCGCATCGCCTGGGCGACGTCGGGGCCGCCCGGGATCGAACTGTGGACGGCGAATCTGACGCGGGAAGGCGGGATGGTGGTGGTCGACGCGAGACCGATCGCCCGCACCGTTCCTGGGACCGTGGTCGGCTGGACCTCTCTCGGCGTGTGGGTGGAGCATCCCCGGGCTGGCGTCGACTTGCCGTACCACTCGGTGTATGCGGTGTCGGGTCACCAGTCGGGCCCGTACGCGGGCGAGGTCTTCGCCGCCAACTCTGGAGGGGATCGGACTGTCTTCGCCGCCCGCCTGGATGGCGATTGGATGGTGTACACCGGGGAGCGCGGCGCCGGAACGGAGCGAATCGACTGGAATCCCGGCTCCGACGAGATCGCCGGGGCGGCCTGGGGGTTCGGCGACACCGACCGCATGGCCTTCTGGGGGTACGACCTGGACACCGCCGGGTGGTGGGTGCAGGTGTGGGATCTGGCGTCAGAGGAGGGGATGACCCATCGCTGGGATCTCGCCTACAGGGTGCTCGACGCCTCCTGGGACCCGTCGGGTCGGGTGATTCTGGTCTCCGTGACGGACGACCGGGATGCAACGGCGGTCCTGATGCTCGACACCGCGGGTGAGATGGACCGGACCCTCGTCTTTCGCAGCGTCGCCGCGGCGACGGTGGTACCGGTGCCCGGTGCCGTCGTCGAGGTCCCGGACGTGGTCGGCATGCCACCGGAGCACGCCGAGCAGGTCCTTGCCGCGGCCGGGGTGACCGTCGTTGCGACGCCGGAGTCGTCGTTCGGGGGTCTGGTGGTGGACCAGTCGCCGCCGGCCGGCACGGTGATGGATGCGCGAGACACCGCTGTCGTCCACGTGGCACCGCCACCGGACCCGCATCTCGTGTGGCCGGCCGTCGATGGCAACGCTCGATGCCTTCCCCCGTCCCCGATGAGTCCGCTCGTCGACGTCGGGCGCGACCGTTACGTCACCGAGATCATGGGTTCCGGGGACTTCCCGCTGTACGGCCTCCTGCTCACGCCGCCGCCCCTGCGCACCGACACGCTCATCAAGATGGTGGTTCGCTTCGACGCCGATGACAGAGACGATCCGATCTTCCTCGCCCGTCACGAGGCACGGGTCCTTCAGTACTCGCGATGGGGGCCGATCGACCACGGTCTCGCCACTTCGGGGTACGACCGTCCGGGTGATGAGTGGGGGATCGGCTTCGTCTTCCGAGAGCCGGGCTGCTGGACGATCCGCGTGGTCGTCGGCGTCGCCGTAGCCGAGTTCTTCGTCGAGGTGAATTGGTAAGGCCGTCGTCCGTCGTCGGTTACCCGTTCGCCACATGTTGAGTCCGCTCGGCGTAAGTTGGAGCGGCGTAGCGGAGCTCTTTGAGAGCGCGAAAGTGTCTTTGAAGGGGCTCAAGTCAGGGGTGCCGATCGCCGATACATCCAGCAAGAGTTCGGGAACGGGCCGCGACCGTCCCACTCCACAGGAACATTGCTGAGGTACCCCTTCCTCAAGTCCCCGTGGCTCACGAACCGAACTCAGACGGCCCCTCGGAGCACCAACCCGGGGGGGTCGTCGCTTTTTCCGGTTCAAGTTTTGACCTCGGCAATGCCGATCACGATCACGTCAGGGTGTCCAACTCCAACCGGCTCGGCCTACCGGTGTCGGCGTACCTCGCTGGTCTCATGGGGGCCACCCTCGACTACGACGCCGACTCGCAGCGCTTCCGGTTCCGACTCGCCGGCTCAGGGCGGCTTGCGCGACATCCTGGTCAGCTGATCAGTCGACCAGCGCGAGCACCCCGATCGCCAGGAAGACAACCCAGGCCATGTGCCGCAGCCGGATCACTGCCGCGGTCAGCACCCCGCTGAT is a genomic window containing:
- a CDS encoding PASTA domain-containing protein codes for the protein MVTVGPSDGGPPRRPGLGPALGVVGMLVLGLAVVNIGGRLTAVDDESTTTLPGWRPPPAATAALDLPLSSPEEITRAIGDLGVLSVVEAGAAGVEPVWRLWTPDSTRPITVPLPVQSSRWVLDPSGYAVAFLAPGAEDSRSLWVRYADGTGARVAEDVLTFAWKTGEYGRIAWATSGPPGIELWTANLTREGGMVVVDARPIARTVPGTVVGWTSLGVWVEHPRAGVDLPYHSVYAVSGHQSGPYAGEVFAANSGGDRTVFAARLDGDWMVYTGERGAGTERIDWNPGSDEIAGAAWGFGDTDRMAFWGYDLDTAGWWVQVWDLASEEGMTHRWDLAYRVLDASWDPSGRVILVSVTDDRDATAVLMLDTAGEMDRTLVFRSVAAATVVPVPGAVVEVPDVVGMPPEHAEQVLAAAGVTVVATPESSFGGLVVDQSPPAGTVMDARDTAVVHVAPPPDPHLVWPAVDGNARCLPPSPMSPLVDVGRDRYVTEIMGSGDFPLYGLLLTPPPLRTDTLIKMVVRFDADDRDDPIFLARHEARVLQYSRWGPIDHGLATSGYDRPGDEWGIGFVFREPGCWTIRVVVGVAVAEFFVEVNW